One region of Pan paniscus chromosome 5, NHGRI_mPanPan1-v2.0_pri, whole genome shotgun sequence genomic DNA includes:
- the OPN5 gene encoding opsin-5 isoform X1, producing the protein MPRENLPIVFSWRKAQALELFSVYSTLPQASVICPGVWLKRKHAYICLAAIWAYASFWTTMPLVGLGDYVPEPFGTSCTLDWWLAQASVGGQVFILNILFFCLLLPTAVIVFSYVKIIAKVKSSSKEVAHFDSRIHSSHVLEMKLTKVAMLICAGFLIAWIPYAVVSVWSAFGRPDSIPIQLSVVPTLLAKSAAMYNPIIYQVIDYKFACCQTGGLKETKKKSLEGFRLHTVTTVRKSSAVLEIHEEDKGRLWHQLSCGENSEMTASSETLGTKAHSPLQETREGENEAVGGNNKCSGCEECI; encoded by the exons ATGCCTAGAGAAAACCTTCCAATTGTGTTCTCCTGGAGAAAGGCCCAAGCTCTGGAACTTTTTTCCGTTTACTCCACTCTCCCTCAGGCTTCAGTTATCTGCCCAG GGGTTTGGCTGAAAAGAAAGCACGCCTACATCTGCCTGGCAGCCATCTGGGCCTATGCTTCCTTCTGGACCACCATGCCCTTGGTAGGTCTGGGGGACTACGTACCTGAGCCCTTCGGAACCTCGTGCACCCTGGACTGGTGGCTGGCCCAGGCCTCGGTGGGGGGCCAGGTTTTCATCCTGAACATCCTCTTCTTCTGCCTCTTGCTCCCAACGGCTGTGATCGTGTTCTCCTACGTAAAGATCATTGCCAAGGTTAAGTCCTCTTCCAAAGAAGTAGCTCATTTCGACAGTCGGATCCATAGCAGCCATGTGCTGGAAATGAAACTGACAAAG GTAGCGATGTTGATTTGTGCTGGATTCCTGATTGCCTGGATTCCTTATGCAGTGGTGTCTGTGTGGTCAGCTTTTGGAAGGCCAGACTCCATTCCCATACAGCTCTCTGTGGTGCCAACCCTACTTGCAAAATCTGCAGCGATGTACAATCCCATCATTTACCAAGTTATTGACTACAAATTTGCCTGTTGCCAAACTGGTGGTTTGAAAGAAACCAAGAAGAAGTCTCTGGAAGGCTTCAG GCTGCACACCGTAACCACAGTCAGGAAGTCTTCTGCTGTGCTGGAAATTCATGAAGAG GACAAAGGGAGATTATGGCATCAGCTATCTTGTGGGGAGAATTCTGAGATGACAGCCTCCAGTGAAACACTAGGGACAAAGGCCCATTCACCTCTTCAAGAAACCAGGGAAGGGGAAAATGAAGCTGTTGG TGGGAATAACAAATGTTCTGGTTGTGAAGAGTGCATCTGA